The Muricauda sp. SCSIO 65647 genome includes a region encoding these proteins:
- a CDS encoding bile acid:sodium symporter family protein, with translation MKIYSKVALIISVFLAIVIITTLSFGHTQTTGLWVILFFLSLALGFQGVKKLRGFSFTILIFAAVAASLFYPNLFLQIRGFSLKKLIVPLLIIIMFGMGTAMSLKDFVGVVKMPKGVLIGIICQFTIMPFIGLGLAYLTGLPPEIAAGIILVGCSPSGLASNVMAYISGANLALSLTLTAVATLLAPIMTPFLMKLLADQLVPIDFLGMLWSILKIVILPIIAGLIFNRYAHGRFSWLDKAMPKISMAGIAIIITIITAAGRDSLLQIGLMLIVAVVLHNTAGYFLGYWGSRLTGLDEKSARTVAFEVGMQNAGLASGIALEMGKLATMGLASAVFGPWMNISGSSLATWWRDKK, from the coding sequence GTGAAAATATATAGCAAGGTTGCCTTGATCATCAGTGTATTCTTGGCCATTGTGATCATCACCACTCTATCGTTCGGCCATACCCAAACAACAGGTCTTTGGGTAATATTGTTTTTTCTCAGTCTTGCGTTGGGTTTTCAAGGAGTCAAAAAATTAAGGGGCTTTTCGTTCACGATTTTGATATTTGCGGCAGTGGCAGCCTCACTGTTCTATCCAAACCTCTTTCTTCAAATAAGGGGCTTTAGTCTGAAAAAGTTGATTGTTCCCTTGTTGATCATCATCATGTTTGGTATGGGTACGGCAATGAGTCTCAAAGATTTTGTCGGGGTGGTGAAAATGCCCAAAGGGGTGCTCATCGGTATCATATGCCAGTTTACCATCATGCCCTTTATTGGCCTCGGATTGGCCTACCTTACCGGGTTGCCACCTGAAATTGCCGCAGGAATCATTTTGGTCGGATGTTCGCCCAGTGGCTTGGCCTCTAATGTGATGGCCTATATTTCCGGTGCCAATTTGGCCCTGTCATTGACGCTAACGGCCGTGGCCACATTATTGGCCCCCATTATGACCCCCTTTTTGATGAAACTATTGGCAGACCAGTTGGTACCCATAGATTTTTTGGGAATGCTTTGGAGCATCTTGAAGATTGTGATATTGCCGATCATTGCAGGGCTAATTTTCAACAGGTATGCCCATGGCCGTTTTTCTTGGTTAGACAAGGCCATGCCCAAAATCTCGATGGCTGGCATTGCCATTATCATCACCATCATTACCGCTGCGGGGCGAGATTCATTATTGCAAATCGGGTTGATGCTCATTGTGGCAGTGGTACTGCACAATACTGCTGGATATTTTCTGGGCTATTGGGGCAGCAGATTGACCGGGTTGGATGAAAAATCTGCCCGAACCGTGGCCTTTGAGGTGGGCATGCAAAATGCTGGGTTGGCATCTGGCATCGCTTTAGAAATGGGTAAGTTAGCGACCATGGGATTGGCCTCCGCGGTTTTCGGACCTTGGATGAACATATCGGGGTCGTCGTTGGCCACTTGGTGGAGGGACAAAAAGTAA
- a CDS encoding sorbosone dehydrogenase family protein, protein MKRPYFSIGVICLTLAVISISCKQKVKTESAPQKEETQKTISSLPIDRLNLPEGFRIEIFAEGIDDARSMALGDKGTLFVGTRRANKLYALQDTDGDYRVDKTIVLDTAMQMPNGVAFRNGSLYVAEVNRLLKYDDIESQLDSLPEPEVIYDDYPTEYHHGWKYIAFGPDDKLYVPVGAPCNICDSTVSDKRYAAITRMNADGSNREIYAHGVRNTVGFTWHPETHELWFTDNGRDMMGDDIPPCELNRASEMGQHFGYPFCHGDSIKDPEFGDQRPCSEFEPPAQNLGAHVAPLAVKFYRGDMFPEEYKKYAFIAEHGSWNRSKKVGYRIALVALQGNEAVSYSTFIDGWLDDETQEQFGRPVDMLFLKDGSMLISDDYGDAIYRVSYANMAEGNAQ, encoded by the coding sequence ATGAAGCGACCCTACTTTAGTATTGGCGTTATCTGTCTTACCCTAGCGGTTATTTCTATTTCATGTAAACAAAAAGTAAAGACCGAATCAGCGCCCCAGAAAGAAGAGACCCAAAAAACTATATCCAGTTTACCGATAGACCGACTTAATCTTCCCGAAGGCTTTAGAATTGAAATCTTTGCTGAAGGCATAGATGATGCACGGTCGATGGCATTGGGAGATAAAGGTACCCTTTTCGTGGGCACAAGAAGGGCCAACAAGCTCTATGCCTTGCAAGATACCGATGGCGACTACAGGGTTGACAAAACCATCGTGCTTGATACCGCCATGCAAATGCCCAATGGTGTCGCTTTTCGAAACGGATCCCTATACGTGGCTGAAGTGAACAGACTTTTAAAATATGATGACATAGAATCACAATTGGACAGCTTACCGGAACCCGAGGTTATTTACGATGATTACCCCACAGAATATCACCACGGTTGGAAATATATAGCCTTTGGCCCCGATGATAAATTATATGTACCGGTGGGTGCCCCTTGCAACATCTGTGACAGCACGGTTTCAGATAAACGATATGCGGCCATTACCCGAATGAATGCCGATGGCAGCAATCGTGAAATCTATGCCCATGGCGTTAGAAACACAGTAGGGTTCACTTGGCATCCTGAGACCCACGAGCTTTGGTTTACAGACAATGGCCGCGATATGATGGGTGATGATATACCCCCTTGCGAATTGAACCGTGCCAGTGAGATGGGGCAACATTTTGGTTATCCTTTTTGCCACGGTGATTCTATCAAAGACCCAGAATTTGGTGACCAAAGGCCCTGTTCAGAATTTGAACCACCCGCTCAGAATCTCGGTGCCCATGTGGCGCCCCTCGCAGTCAAGTTTTATAGAGGAGATATGTTTCCTGAGGAGTACAAAAAATATGCGTTCATTGCAGAACATGGTTCATGGAACCGTTCCAAAAAGGTAGGCTATAGAATTGCCTTGGTGGCGTTGCAAGGCAATGAGGCCGTATCGTACTCCACTTTTATCGATGGTTGGCTCGATGACGAAACACAAGAACAATTTGGCCGCCCCGTGGATATGCTATTTTTGAAAGATGGGTCCATGTTGATTTCAGATGATTATGGAGATGCCATTTATCGGGTCAGTTATGCGAACATGGCAGAGGGCAATGCCCAATAA
- a CDS encoding LytR/AlgR family response regulator transcription factor — protein MKVAIIEDEPLAAEKLQRYLQKFNEEIEVLCTLDSLKSAIPWVAKNKNEVDLFFMDVQLSDGLSFEIFSHEEIDKPVIFTTAFDEFAVDAFKVNSIDYLLKPITFTDLSKALKKLKRLQQQFSRPQEVAATIEKLSNKSYKDRFLVSIGNHIRSIPVNDIIAFQAEGRDVSLFTSEGKEYLIEYKLEALKELLDPKHFFRVNRSFIVALNAINDVTVYSNRRLKLILKHRMDGEIVVSREKVGDFKKWFAGG, from the coding sequence ATGAAAGTAGCCATCATTGAAGACGAGCCCCTGGCTGCAGAAAAACTTCAGCGTTATCTTCAAAAGTTCAATGAAGAGATAGAGGTTCTCTGTACACTTGACTCATTGAAGTCAGCTATTCCATGGGTAGCAAAGAACAAAAATGAAGTCGATTTGTTTTTTATGGATGTACAGCTCAGCGATGGGTTGAGCTTTGAGATCTTTTCCCATGAAGAAATCGACAAACCGGTGATTTTCACGACAGCTTTTGATGAATTTGCTGTCGATGCCTTTAAGGTGAACAGTATTGATTATCTCTTGAAACCTATCACTTTCACAGACCTTTCAAAGGCTTTGAAAAAGCTAAAAAGGCTGCAACAACAATTTTCCAGACCGCAAGAGGTCGCCGCCACGATAGAAAAACTATCAAACAAGTCGTACAAAGACCGTTTTTTGGTCAGTATCGGGAATCATATCCGCTCTATACCCGTAAATGATATCATTGCCTTTCAAGCAGAGGGTAGAGATGTCTCGTTGTTCACTTCTGAAGGAAAAGAATATCTCATCGAATACAAGCTTGAGGCCCTAAAAGAGTTGTTGGATCCAAAACATTTTTTTCGCGTAAACAGAAGTTTCATCGTCGCCCTAAATGCCATTAATGATGTGACCGTGTACTCGAATCGTAGACTGAAACTCATTTTAAAACACAGAATGGACGGGGAAATCGTTGTCAGCCGTGAAAAGGTGGGCGACTTTAAAAAGTGGTTTGCCGGTGGCTAA
- a CDS encoding DUF4251 domain-containing protein yields the protein MKTLHVLMSSLFLVLMASCATTSKVSTEEMQQLEDLAQSRAFRFEAEWAMPLVTNSLSQINSALLLPPGSTVNQINLNGNNNYIKIQGDSASVYLPYFGERQMGGSYAPRNTGIHFEGIVDEMEMVKNEKKNSYEISFDMEAEESAEVYQVYILVFPNLSANVNINSNQRFPIRYKGKVSKFMEEEL from the coding sequence ATGAAAACACTTCATGTTTTGATGTCATCACTGTTTTTGGTGCTGATGGCAAGCTGTGCGACCACATCAAAGGTTTCAACGGAAGAAATGCAACAACTTGAGGATTTGGCGCAAAGCAGGGCTTTTAGATTCGAGGCAGAATGGGCGATGCCTTTGGTCACAAACAGTTTAAGCCAAATCAATAGTGCACTGTTGTTGCCGCCGGGAAGCACTGTCAATCAAATCAATCTTAACGGCAATAACAATTACATCAAGATTCAAGGTGATAGTGCCTCGGTCTATTTGCCCTATTTTGGTGAACGACAAATGGGTGGAAGCTATGCACCAAGAAACACGGGCATTCACTTTGAAGGAATCGTTGATGAGATGGAAATGGTCAAAAACGAGAAAAAAAATAGTTATGAGATCAGTTTTGACATGGAAGCCGAAGAAAGCGCCGAAGTGTATCAGGTTTATATATTGGTCTTCCCAAACTTGAGCGCGAACGTGAATATCAATAGCAACCAGCGCTTTCCGATCAGGTATAAGGGCAAGGTTTCAAAGTTTATGGAAGAAGAACTGTGA
- a CDS encoding DUF2784 family protein gives MKDLFLHLANYFFYIFHTALILFNLFGWLHPKTRRLNLITLSITFGSWFLLGIWFGWGYCFLTDWHYEILEKLGERDLPSSYIAFLVQKVTGWLPENGLINSLTIALALLALCCSLWSNWISRK, from the coding sequence ATGAAAGACTTGTTCTTGCACCTTGCCAACTATTTTTTTTACATTTTCCACACAGCACTTATTCTGTTCAACCTTTTCGGGTGGCTTCACCCAAAGACACGCAGGCTGAACCTGATCACTTTGTCGATCACATTTGGGTCATGGTTTTTATTGGGCATCTGGTTTGGTTGGGGTTATTGTTTTTTGACCGACTGGCACTATGAAATTCTTGAAAAATTGGGTGAACGCGATCTGCCATCGAGTTACATTGCCTTTCTTGTACAAAAAGTCACGGGCTGGTTACCTGAAAATGGCCTAATAAATTCCCTAACCATAGCATTGGCCCTTTTGGCCTTATGCTGTTCACTATGGTCGAATTGGATTTCCCGCAAATAG
- a CDS encoding N-acyl-D-amino-acid deacylase family protein — MRMTAILAVFVLLASCQPEVQYDIVLKNGIIYDGNGGSPFSADIGINGDTIATIAETGALSGTEVVDVNGLAVAPGFINMLSWANVSLLEDGRSQSDIRQGVTLEVMGEGRSMGPLSADMKQEMLNNQGDIKFDVPWMTLGEYLQYLEDKGVSTNVTSFVGNGTLRRHVIGYENRPATAEELEKMKQLTAQAMEEGAVGISSSLLYAPSMYASTEELIELAKVSGEHNGMYISHIRNEGDQLLESLDELIHIGKEADVRAEVYHLKASAKHNWNKLDVAIEKIDSARNAGLDITADIYTYNASSTGLHVQLPDWAREGGIAAMLERLADPANRKKAIGELEFRNAPETILLVGFRTGKLRKYIGKYLPEVAQELGKSVEETLVDLIVEDGSRIQVVYFSMSEDNIKKKLAQPWVSICSDAGSYTNEGVFVKQSTHPRAYGSFIRVLGKFARDEGVISLEEGIRRMTSLPAENLKLIDRGRLAEGYFADIVVFDPKKVNDKATFTDPHQYAEGVVHVFVNGGHVLKDGEHTGATPGRFVKGPGYIEKKNDKP, encoded by the coding sequence ATGAGAATGACAGCGATTTTGGCCGTGTTTGTTTTATTGGCCTCTTGCCAACCAGAAGTTCAATACGATATAGTGCTCAAAAACGGAATCATTTATGACGGTAATGGAGGTAGTCCCTTTTCCGCTGACATAGGCATCAATGGCGATACTATTGCCACGATTGCCGAAACCGGTGCACTTTCAGGTACCGAGGTGGTCGACGTAAACGGATTGGCCGTTGCACCTGGCTTCATCAACATGCTCAGTTGGGCAAATGTTTCTCTTCTGGAAGATGGCCGCTCTCAAAGCGATATTCGACAGGGCGTAACCTTAGAAGTAATGGGCGAGGGTCGATCGATGGGGCCATTGAGCGCCGATATGAAACAAGAAATGTTGAATAACCAGGGCGATATAAAGTTTGATGTTCCATGGATGACCTTGGGCGAATACCTGCAATATCTAGAGGACAAAGGCGTATCGACCAATGTGACCTCGTTCGTTGGCAACGGCACTTTGCGCAGGCACGTTATCGGTTATGAAAATCGCCCTGCCACTGCTGAAGAACTCGAAAAGATGAAGCAATTGACCGCCCAGGCGATGGAAGAAGGGGCTGTGGGCATCAGTAGTTCACTCTTATATGCCCCGAGTATGTATGCCAGTACCGAAGAATTGATCGAACTGGCAAAGGTGTCCGGCGAACATAATGGAATGTATATTTCACACATTCGCAATGAAGGTGACCAATTGCTTGAAAGCCTTGATGAATTGATTCATATTGGCAAAGAAGCCGATGTCAGGGCCGAGGTGTACCATTTAAAAGCTTCTGCAAAGCACAATTGGAACAAACTCGATGTGGCCATTGAAAAGATTGATTCTGCCCGTAACGCCGGGCTTGATATTACCGCTGACATCTATACCTACAATGCCAGTTCTACAGGCTTGCACGTACAATTGCCCGATTGGGCCAGGGAAGGGGGCATTGCCGCTATGTTGGAACGGCTGGCCGACCCTGCCAATCGAAAAAAAGCCATTGGGGAACTGGAATTTAGAAATGCTCCGGAAACCATTCTGTTGGTGGGATTTAGAACAGGGAAATTGAGGAAATATATCGGCAAATACCTTCCTGAAGTAGCACAAGAATTGGGTAAGTCAGTAGAGGAAACCTTGGTCGATTTGATCGTTGAGGACGGCAGTCGCATTCAAGTGGTTTATTTTTCCATGTCAGAAGACAATATCAAGAAAAAGCTCGCCCAGCCTTGGGTCAGTATTTGTTCAGATGCCGGTTCGTATACCAATGAAGGGGTATTTGTCAAGCAGAGCACACATCCGCGGGCATATGGATCCTTCATTAGGGTACTTGGTAAGTTCGCCCGTGATGAAGGCGTGATTTCTTTAGAGGAAGGCATTCGCCGAATGACCTCCCTTCCCGCAGAAAATTTGAAATTGATAGATCGCGGTAGGTTGGCGGAAGGCTATTTTGCCGATATTGTGGTTTTTGACCCCAAGAAAGTGAACGATAAGGCTACTTTCACCGATCCCCATCAATATGCAGAGGGCGTTGTACACGTATTTGTCAATGGTGGCCACGTGCTGAAAGATGGCGAACATACCGGGGCAACTCCCGGAAGGTTTGTTAAAGGTCCGGGTTATATTGAAAAGAAAAATGATAAACCGTAA
- a CDS encoding sensor histidine kinase, which yields MWKHLAIATVGFLLGISLHGFLSFNTDEILLEHYLSGVLGILIGYAIFYSNSFLNRLWPWRKHPGLRLFVGLIFDLLLSFFLVFLSIWLYMAIMKSPMGTFDFQKLLIKIGILLFCVSLVYNIFYFAFYSYNHYAAGQLMELKLERRQAELQLTTLKSQLSPHFLFNSINSLSSLFQKDVVKAELFIRALAKSYDYVLKNHRASLVTVGDELQFVEAYAQLMKTRFAEGFELQVDLSESVRKSKIPPLTLQILVENALKHNVMDSNHSLSVKIDADKNHIQVKNNKTRPKQQLRSTKIGLKNIASRYRLLNQNGIEVFDKEHFTVKLPILI from the coding sequence ATGTGGAAACATCTTGCAATTGCCACCGTAGGATTTCTTCTTGGCATTTCACTTCATGGTTTTTTGAGTTTCAATACCGACGAAATACTCTTAGAGCACTACTTGAGCGGCGTTTTGGGTATTTTGATCGGTTATGCCATTTTCTATAGCAATTCATTTTTAAACCGCCTCTGGCCTTGGCGAAAACACCCTGGCCTTCGTCTTTTTGTCGGATTGATCTTTGATTTGCTCCTTTCTTTTTTTCTGGTCTTTCTTTCTATTTGGCTCTATATGGCTATCATGAAATCACCGATGGGAACATTCGATTTTCAAAAACTATTGATCAAGATCGGCATTCTGCTCTTCTGCGTTTCATTGGTTTACAACATTTTCTATTTCGCTTTTTACTCCTATAACCATTATGCCGCCGGACAACTGATGGAGTTGAAATTGGAACGCAGACAGGCAGAGCTGCAGTTGACAACCTTGAAATCGCAATTGAGCCCCCATTTTCTTTTCAATAGCATTAATTCGCTCTCATCATTATTTCAAAAAGACGTTGTCAAGGCCGAGTTGTTCATAAGGGCTTTGGCCAAGTCTTATGATTACGTATTGAAAAACCATCGTGCAAGCTTGGTGACGGTAGGTGATGAGCTTCAATTTGTTGAAGCCTATGCCCAACTTATGAAAACACGCTTTGCAGAGGGGTTTGAACTGCAGGTCGACTTATCAGAAAGTGTTCGTAAAAGCAAGATTCCCCCTTTGACCCTGCAAATTTTGGTAGAGAATGCGCTCAAGCACAATGTTATGGACAGTAATCATTCGTTGTCTGTAAAAATCGATGCGGATAAAAATCACATTCAGGTGAAGAACAACAAGACCAGGCCCAAACAACAGCTTCGGTCTACCAAGATAGGATTAAAGAACATTGCATCTCGATATCGACTATTGAACCAAAATGGAATCGAGGTTTTTGATAAAGAACATTTTACGGTCAAACTGCCGATTCTGATATGA
- a CDS encoding histidine kinase: protein MRRLFIHHPLFRLLSPLFSGTLVYLLILLIHNNIEQLRETFLGQELYVCIGLAYLIQELVRLSLLLFKKMNAVKSFLLRAAIQILVSVGATIFLVSTAMFLYFKLVLLYTPNLMELYVFNALFSCIALVYVVLYFGHYFLYRINTEKLKKEVDAKNQIEEDFIRFKKGINPDLLFESLEAMLVLMKKEPNRAEQLSDHFSAVYRYILSRGNIELVPFTEELKILDELVALLNHLPHRKIVLKKTVSSENWVVPASFLTLTEHIVRSNIPSENGRLELAIAEDENDILLKYRPEERLQMTLSEEHFADIERSYSFYTDSKVRLHHVDQIKTIALPKLNYHESSHH, encoded by the coding sequence ATGAGAAGGTTATTTATACACCACCCTCTATTTCGCTTGCTGAGTCCTCTTTTTAGCGGCACCTTGGTCTATCTATTGATTTTATTGATCCACAATAACATTGAACAGCTCAGGGAAACCTTTTTGGGGCAAGAACTGTATGTCTGTATCGGTCTTGCATATTTGATACAAGAGCTGGTCAGGCTATCACTCTTGCTTTTCAAAAAGATGAATGCGGTCAAATCATTCTTGCTGAGGGCGGCCATTCAAATTTTGGTTTCGGTGGGGGCAACCATATTCTTGGTTTCGACAGCGATGTTTCTTTATTTCAAGCTTGTACTGCTGTACACCCCTAATCTTATGGAACTTTACGTTTTCAACGCCCTCTTTTCGTGTATAGCCCTGGTATATGTGGTACTTTACTTCGGTCATTATTTTCTCTATCGCATCAATACCGAAAAACTTAAAAAAGAAGTCGATGCCAAAAATCAGATCGAGGAAGACTTCATAAGGTTCAAAAAGGGAATTAATCCTGACTTGCTTTTCGAGAGCCTGGAAGCGATGCTTGTGTTGATGAAGAAAGAACCCAATAGGGCCGAGCAGCTTTCAGATCACTTTTCCGCGGTATATCGATATATTTTGTCAAGAGGCAATATAGAATTGGTGCCTTTCACCGAAGAACTCAAGATTTTGGATGAATTGGTGGCCCTTCTCAACCACTTGCCCCATCGAAAAATAGTCTTGAAGAAAACGGTTTCATCTGAAAATTGGGTGGTGCCGGCGAGTTTTTTGACCTTGACCGAACACATTGTCAGAAGCAATATCCCCTCTGAAAATGGGCGACTTGAACTGGCCATAGCCGAAGATGAAAATGATATTCTATTGAAATATCGACCAGAAGAGCGTTTACAGATGACCCTTTCCGAAGAACATTTTGCCGATATTGAGAGAAGCTATTCATTTTATACCGATTCAAAAGTAAGGCTTCATCATGTCGACCAAATAAAAACCATTGCACTGCCAAAACTGAACTACCATGAAAGTAGCCATCATTGA